The following DNA comes from Epinephelus lanceolatus isolate andai-2023 chromosome 1, ASM4190304v1, whole genome shotgun sequence.
TGACAACCATTTATCATTACATTAACGCAGGTGCCGGTCAGAAGAGTGCTATGTTCGTCCATGCACAGTCTTTCGAGGATCTGACCGCTGATGCTGAAGACGAGGTTCACAGAGAGGCTGAACTAGACAAATCGGAAGACTGTGCAGAGGAACTCAAAGTGCTGGTGGGAGAGAAAACCATAGAGGAGCAGCACAACAATGACATAACATCAGAGAGTAGGGCTAAGGAGGAGGACGTGTGCAGTGAGGCATGGAGGAGCCACAAAAAACACGTGTTTGTGCTGAGCGAGGCTGGAAAGCCAATCTACACCCGCTATGGCACGGAGGAGGCTCTGTCCAGCACCATGGGAGTGATGATGGCCCTTGTATCCGTCCTTGAGGCCGACAAGAACATCATTCGTTCCATCCATGCAGGTAAGATTATATATTGGTTCAAGGATATGGTTCATAGTTTCAAATAAATGGGTTAAAAGTGCGTTTCATGAACTTTGTTGAGTCTGTATTAACTGTGGGAACATTTTGTGTGTCAGATGGCTGTAAAGTGGTTTTCCTCACCAAGAGCCCTCTGGTCCTGGTGGGTGTGTCTCGAACCTGTCAGACAGACAAGGAGCTGCTGCGGGAGCTGCAGTACATCTACTACCAGATCGTCAGCCTGCTTACCCTCACGCAGCTCAACCACATCTTCCAGCACAAGCAGAACTACGACCTGCGCCGCCTGTTGGCTGGCTCTGAGTACCTTACTGACAACCTGCTGCATCGGCTGGACCGAGACCCCGGCCTGCTGCTGAGCGCTGTCACCTGCCTGCCTCTGGCCAGCTCTGCCAGGGACGTGGTCTCATCAAGCCTGCAGGCCGCCAAATCCAAAAGCCTGGTGTTCTCCATCCTGGTGGCGGGTGACCGCCTGGTTACTCTGGTGAGGAAAAAGGACCAGTTCCTGCACCACATAGACTTGCACCTGGTCTTCAACCTCGTCGGCTCCTCCTCGTCCTTTCGAGAAGGTGAAGGCTGGACGCCTATCTGTCTGCCAAAGTTCAACACTGCAGGATTTTTCCATGCTCACATTTCTTACCTAGAGCATGCGTCTGATGTCTGCCTCATCCTGGTCTCAACTGACCGAGAGGACTTTTTTAACATGTCTGACTGCAAGCAACGCTTCATGGAGAGGTTGAGCAAGCGCAGTGCCTACCAGGCTCTGAAAGAGGCACTTAAAAGTCCCAGCTATTCTGTGGACCAGGTCGGCATCCCGGAGCTCAGGCACTTCCTCTACAAATCAAAGAGCTCAGGGCTCTACACCAGGTGGGCAGGACGTCTGCAGGAGTTATACTTTCATCAATTTTATGTCTCAAACACGCCAAATTCTTGGCATCCCTCTGAGTGTAAATCTTAAGAAAATActctcatttcctttcctcCAGTCCAGAGTTTCCTGAGGTGTACAAGTCTGATGAAGAGCAGGAAAGGGTGATGGGATTGTACCAGGACCTCCACAGCTGCTTGCATCATCCAACCAGACCTCTCCGCACCTTCTACCGCTGCAGCGAAACTGAAAACCTGCTGGCATGGGTAAGCCTTGCACTGTGAGATGAGATGCTTGTAGTCttccactgtattttttttcacaattgcTCTGGCTCAGTTTTCACAACAGAGTTTGTTTCACACAGCGTGAATCAAGGAAATACATTAACTACTAAGTTAACCAGAACATCACAACATTGCATTCATTGTTATAAAATAATGTTGTCAAAGAGTAGCTACTTGTCATCCAAAATGTCTGCAGTGGTCATTTCCTTGAGATTCTATCAGTAGcaagtttcatgtaggagctaaTTTCTCTCTACTAAACTACAACTGCTGCCCTTACAAAGGAGGTACCGTtccatgcagtatgcacacaattggGACATGCCACTTCTTCATAACATtatgccctgaactttgacccccTTGCTCATCTATCAGTTTCCTTctagataaaacaaaacagcatttgCTGACCTTGCTTGAGACGGAGCTCTACCCAAGAGCTCTGGTATTGTTACTTAGCTGTGTGcagtttttccttatcagctgcgagggtcctaaggacagagggatgtcgtatgctgtaaagccctctgaggcaaattgtgatttgtgatattgggctttataaataaaattgattgattgattgattttttgttgcacagaggattgtgggtcagaatagccagaaaagcatgctggcttgtgTATTGCGAAACACGACTAGGtgcagtagaacatcctggtatatTTGGCATACTGTATCTGACATtatatgtattgggacatactattTTATACTACTATCATACAATCTTTTTCTAGCATACTCagtagtatggtagtatgggtttTGGAATGCACAGCTTATCACtgagcagaaggaagcatgcatatCCTGCTAGCTCACTGCCTTGTCACAAGCAcaagtagatgcacacttcccgTCTGCATGGCGATTCATGTAGATTGGTAGAATGGTGATgtaaaaggacagctttttttgtttaaagcaAGTCAATTTGGCTCCTCGCTTTAAGAGTTTTATATATCAAACTGAGCCAAAGCAAACAGAAAGTACTGAACTACTCATTTAGAAGACCAAGTCACACCCTTCAAACTGCTCTACCTTCTTCCCTGCAGGTGACAAGTGGCTTTGAGCTCTACCTCTGCTTCAGTCCGCTGGGGACCAAGGCTATGGCTGTGTCTGCTGTCAACAAACTGCTGAAGTGGATCAGGAAGGAGGAGGATCGCCTCTTCATCCTGAGTCCTCTCACATACTGAGCCCTCGCTGCCGGCTGACCTCCTGAAACAAAAAGCATCACCCTGAACCTCCACTGGTCTGGTGCTAACAACATCTGCAGATGATGCAGTTCAGTGTTCACGAATTATTGTCCCCCTTTGCTTCCAGGTTGCTCTAATCTAATTGACAGATATGCGATGATGGAGATTGTGCTATAAAGGTATGTTAAAACTATATTTTATCTGGCTAGACTTTTATAAATTTGGATAACAACAACAGATGAAAGCAGCATCAGCACCATCAATGACACAATAACAACATGAGCGGTGGTGTTTGTATGCAGCTGaagttgtttcataaatgattATTTTACTGTAACAGACCTATTATGCCTCTGAGAATATGAAAAATACTGTCTTTGTTTTATAGATGCTCAGTTCTTAAGAATCAAGAataaaatttgaattaaaaactGGAATTTTTGAGGACCTGCAGTAGAATGTATTCTCATTTCAACATATGGGTTAACCACATTcctgttgtgttttatctttACACGATGACCAATAACTGTAAGAACCATCATCATTTTACCTCGATGCACTTTCTTTATGCaaaacgcactccaaaagaaatgTGTTCATGGGTATGTTTACTGCTGTgatttgtttatgtttacatgttttgtttatgtcaaTGTAAAGGAATCTTAATTTCAGTCCATTAATCTTCCAGTGTCCATTAGAATTTTCCTTAATTTGCCTTAACATGCATATTAATCAAGAAAAGTATTGTATGAGATTTTACCTGCTTGTGTCTAATCATGAAGGTTCACTGTATTTCACGGGATCCTGCTTTGCTTCGGGAATCCAAAGTTGCCATGTCTGCCTCCACTAATCATGCCTTAACTAATGGTCTTTGTACAAAGCCAGTGTGGCTGCTGCACAATTCCATAATTATTAGATAGAAATAAAATTATGGCTGATAATAAAACAGACTCCCTATTAGATTCTGTCTTGTTTGCCTGTGACCTTTGTGCTTTCTTGCTTTTTTAAGTGAGCTAAGAGTCAGTGGTGGAAGATGTGCTCATACCTCTAACTTAAGTGAGTTACTTAAGTACAAGGTACGATATGGTAAAAAAGTTACTAAAACTAGTAGTTTTGCTCTGTAAAGATACTCAGTTACATATAAAAGTCTCAAGTAACAAGTGCTTGTCAGGCAGATTGGTCTCTTAAAGTTACAGTACTTGATCATATGTATTATTGGAATAGTGATACTGATTCTTTTACATATAAGCAGcatttcagtgttacagttaCTGGAGCACAATTTAAAAACTTGGTATACTATTTGGAAAGTTTAATCTGTGGCACAGTATCAGATTTTATAAATCGATCATATGTTTTGTTAAACTtattttgtaaagtaactagtaactgcagctgtcaaataaaCAGTGAGGTAAACAATACAGTGGTTTTCTCTgatatgtagtggagtagaagtataaatgTCACAATTAAGCTctaaattgtacttaagtaaatgtacgTATTTCCacttattacctttttttttaaagaacccCACTGTTGTCCCAGTATAAATGatgcaattattttttttactctttactattattatttacctatttatttatttttatttttatttgatagggACGGTACAATTCAACATAGTTCCACTACAGACTAGAGTATGGTActgatgtgttgcacagagGGTTTATAGCTAATTTTCAACTCTTTTCCCTATTGGGCTTTTACATGTAGACctaaaacacaaacatcatacaaacacaatacactataaacacagaagGCACAACCACAATCCACATTCAGCACATATAACACATGCATCACCAGAGTATAATTGTGCTTCTCAAACTGTACCATCCCAACAGGCCCCTCAGGTCTGCTAGTCTGGGTCTTCTAACTGCTCCAGAGTCCAGGTTAAAGACAAAGGGTGATCGAGCCTTTTCAGTTCTTGCTCTGTAGCTTTGGAACAGCCTTCCACTGAGCATTAGATCAGCTGACTCTGTTCACGTCATCTGAAAACTTACTTTTACAGATTGGCCTTTCCTGACAGTTGATAGACTTATTGTGTCCATGggagtgtatgtatgtatttgcaGCCatgtgtatacagtacaggccaaaagtttggacacaccttctcattcaatgcgttttctttattttcatgactatttacatt
Coding sequences within:
- the mon1a gene encoding vacuolar fusion protein MON1 homolog A, whose amino-acid sequence is MDGEAQRPTVSWENGTLAPGDRLRTDRAESPTPGLVEGTEPGAGQKSAMFVHAQSFEDLTADAEDEVHREAELDKSEDCAEELKVLVGEKTIEEQHNNDITSESRAKEEDVCSEAWRSHKKHVFVLSEAGKPIYTRYGTEEALSSTMGVMMALVSVLEADKNIIRSIHADGCKVVFLTKSPLVLVGVSRTCQTDKELLRELQYIYYQIVSLLTLTQLNHIFQHKQNYDLRRLLAGSEYLTDNLLHRLDRDPGLLLSAVTCLPLASSARDVVSSSLQAAKSKSLVFSILVAGDRLVTLVRKKDQFLHHIDLHLVFNLVGSSSSFREGEGWTPICLPKFNTAGFFHAHISYLEHASDVCLILVSTDREDFFNMSDCKQRFMERLSKRSAYQALKEALKSPSYSVDQVGIPELRHFLYKSKSSGLYTSPEFPEVYKSDEEQERVMGLYQDLHSCLHHPTRPLRTFYRCSETENLLAWVTSGFELYLCFSPLGTKAMAVSAVNKLLKWIRKEEDRLFILSPLTY